The window GGTCCTGGCGCACCCGCAGGTCGGCCCATTGCAGGGCGAGGGCGGGCTGAGTCTCCTCGGGCAGGCATTCTTTGGCGCGCGAGAAAAGGGCGTCGGCCTGACCGTCCTGGCGCAGGCTGGCGAACACCAGGGCCAGATTGAACGAGGCGCCGCAGACGTCCGGCGCGTCGGCGGGCCGCTGCTGGAGCCGGTCAAAGAGGAGGGTGGCGGCCCAGCCAAAGGTCTGTGTGGGGCTAAGGCCGTTTTCCGCGGGCGTTGCGGACCTGGCCGCTGTCGCCAGCACCAGGGTGGCGTTTTCCAGGGCCTCCTGGCCGCGCAGGAAAACGGCGTTGACGGCGGCGACCTGGGGCAGCGGAGTGACGGGCGGTGTTTTGGCGGCGAGCTGGGCGCAGGAGCGGCGGATGTAGTCGCGGAGCACGTCAAAGCGTCCGCTGGCAAAGGTGTAGCGCGCGAGATTTGTCCACACCTCGGGACGCAGGGGGGCGTACTGCACGGCGGCCCAGTAGGCGTTTTCCGTGCCGCGCAGGTCGTTCCATCCGTTTTCCAGGACATTCGCCAGGAACAGGTTCGCCGTGGCCAGGGTGTCCCGGTCAGGTTTCGGGGAAAGGCGCAACAGGTCTATGCGCGTTGAGAGCGCGCCCCTCAGCAGGTCGTAGCGGTTGGTGTTTTGCGCAAAGCCCAGAAAGAGCGGCCATGTGTCCGTGTCCTCGGGGGCAAGCCTGGCCGCGCGCACCAGCGCCTCCCCCGCCCCGTTGAGGTCGCCCATGGAGATGCAGACACGGGCCAGATTCCTGTAGAGCGCGGCGCGGTTGGTCTTTGACCGGTTGTTTCCGGCGGCGCGACGCAGATACTCGCGGGCAAGGGACCAATATTCATCCGCTTTAGGTTTCAGCGACTCACGGTTCTGCTCCACGAGCAGTTTCGCGGCGATGGAGGCGGCCCGTCCGAGCGCGTCGGAGGCCTCGGCCGTCTCCGGGGAGATTTCCAGTGCGTCCCCGGCGTGGCGGGTGGCCTGTTCCAGCGCCATGATGGCCGCGCGCAGCCCCTCCGGGGTGGAGGTGTCCGCCGCCTGGGCCAACTGCATCTGGGCCTCGGCGAGGGGCACCCGCACCATCAGGTGGTGTGGGTTCAATTCCAAGGTGCGCTCAAACTCGCGGACCGCCCCGGCCATGTCGCCGTTGAGCATGGCCACCTGCCCCAGGCGCCAGTGGAACTCCCAGTTCCACGGGGCGACGGACAGGCCCATGCGGTAAAGTCCCGTGGCGGTGGAGCGGTTTTGCGATGCCTGCGCCGCCACACCCATATAGAGGTAGTATTCGCCCGCGAAAACGCTTGAGGCGCCCAGCGCGGCGGCCAGGAGTGCCGCCACCCCGGCCCATCGGGGGAGACCCGCACCGGGAATGCGGCGTCCGGCCAGAACAGGGACTGACGGCGGGCGCTGCGGGCAGACCCCCTCAAGGGCGCCCAACAGGATGAACAGCAGCGAGGCAGACACAGGAAGGCGCAGGTTGAAGCCGAACAGCCCGTCCAGGAAGAAGGCGGTGAACATTGCGGCCAGGGTCAGGCCCAGACGGCGGTGTCCCCTGTTTTCCGAGCCGAGTGCCAGCACGAGCGCGTGTCCCAGGGCGAAGAGCAGCAGGAGCCCATACAGGCCCGCCATGGGCAGCCCGCCCCCCACGGCCAGTTCCAGCGGGTCATTGTGGACGTGGTGGTTGTACCGCAGTTCCGTGGCGAAGAATTCCTGCTCATAGGGCGTCCAATAGCGGGGATTGGCCAGTTTGTAGACCCCGGGACCATGCCCCTTCAGGGGATGGTCCAACACCATCCGCGACGCGCTGACCAGGGACTGGTACCGCAGGAGGATGGAGGAGTCCAGGGGAAGCACGCTGCCCGTTTTGGCCTTCATCACTCCCATCACGCCCACACCGGCGGCGCAGGCGAGCACTCCCGCCAGGACCAGTGTGAGCACCACCGCGCGGGCCGGTTTGCGCACCCCCAGCCGGACGGTCCAGGCCAGAACCGGCAGCGCCGCGGCCCCCGCGAGGGCCACCATGCCGCCCCGCTGTTCCGTCCCCAGAAAATAGAGCACCGCCGCGGCGCCCAGGGGCAGCGCGGCCCACCATCCCCCGGCCAGCAGGTATCCGGCGGCGATGATGGCCAGAATCAGCACATGCGCGGCGTAGTTTGGGTTGCCGTAAGTGGAGGGCAGCCCCTCGAAACTTTCGCCCCAGGGGAACGGGTCAATCCCCGTCCTCTGCATGGCCGCATACAGGGCGGTGAGGCCCGCCACCCAGCAGAGGGTCTGGAGGAAACGCCGCACATGGACCGGTTTGGTGAGGGTCTGCGAGGCCACAAAGAAGAGTCCGGCGAGGGAGACAAATCGTCCCGCCTCCAGCAGACTGAAAACGCGAAAATCGGACAGGAGCGCCGTGAGGAACATGAGCGAAGTGAACACAAAGACCAGCCAGGACAAGGTCCCAGGCCGCCGGGAAGGGAGTCCGAAGAGCCGCTGAAACACCAGCCACCCGCCGCCGAGCAGAAAACCCGACCACCCGAGGAGGAGCCACTTGATTTCCCCCGTGGGGTCATAGGTGTAGCGGTACATTGAAAGGGTGAGCACCGCCAGATATGCTGACAGCGCGCCCCTGAAGAGGCGGATTGTGATTTTTTTGCGGTCTGCCAAGGCTGAAACTCCGGAGGAACACCCTGTGGCATGCTATCATCCGGGGGCTTTGGGGCGCAAACCATGGGCGGAAAGAAGGGACATTATATTGAAACACCGCCCGCGCATGGTTCATGCTTACCGCCATGCGGGGTTATTTCCCGCGGAGACATGCCCTTGATGCGCGCAATCCCTGCAAGAATTTTTCTGGCCGCTCTGGCGGCGACGCTCTCCGCCGGTCTGTCCGGATGTGATTTCCGGCAGGAGGCCATCGCCCTGTCCAACTGGAGCCTCGATTTCAGCCGGAACGAGGTCCCCTTCACCATGTATGTGTGGAACCTCAACATCACCATACCCAAATTGACCGTCGGGGTGGAGTCGGACCAGGACTGGATCATCACAAACGTCCGTGAGGTGACCAGTTCTGCGCCCAAGGACGCCGAAAAAGGTCCTTTTGACAAGCGCGTGGTCTTCGTCCGGATAGACCGCACCCAACTTGCCAAGGGTGTGCACACGGGCAAGCTTTTTTTCACCTCGCAGGGAATCAAGCCCAAGGAGGCCACCGTGCGCGTGGTGATGGACGCCGACGGGCGCCTCGCCTCGCTGAACATCACCAACCCCACGGCCACCTATTCCAGTCCCTACCTGGTGGATTTCCTGTTCGGGCTGAAGGACTCTCGGGGCAACGCCGTGGTGGCCGAGCCCGCCCAGTTCGGCGTCGAGGCCTACGAGGACGATGCGCAGGTGGGCGGCAGCAACGGACTCCAACTGCGCCGCGCCGCCTCGCTTCAGCTCAAAATGGACCTGGTCATGGACTATTCACTGGCCATGCAGGAGGGCTTCGCGGCGGTGCCGGTGATGGAGGACACGGCGGTGAATGTCCTGCTGCCCGCCCTCAACACGGGCGCGCTGGTGGGGGTGACCGAGTTCCACCGTGACGACCGCGACGCGCAGTCCGTCACCGATTTCACCCTGGACCGCGCGCACCTGCGCGAGCGCATCGGGGCCATCCAGTCGGAATATGTGCGGGGCTTCTATTCCGGGGCGCGGCTCTACGACGCCGTCTATTTCTCCACCCGGAAATTCACCGGCGGGGACCCGCTGCAGGAGTCGCGGTACATAGTCCTCTTCACGGACGGCTACGACACCTCCAGTGTCCGCGGTCTGGACGACGCGGTGAACGCGGCGAAGGAGCGGAACATCCGCATTTACGCCATAGGCTGCGGCCCCGGCGCCAACCTGCCGGTGTTGTTGGATTTGACGGGACGGACGGGCGGCGCGTATTTCCCGGCGGACACCGTGGACAGGTTGCCCGAAGCCATCGGGGACATTCTCGACAATCTTGAGGGGCAGTACATCCTGCGCTGGGCCTCGCTCCGGCGCCGCAATGAGTCGGTGCGCCCCTCGTTCTCCATCATTCTGGGCGACGGACGGGCCAGTTACACCGCCAAAGAGGACTTTAACCCCAGAAACCATGAAGGCAACGTCCTGCGCGGCGTCCTGCGACTGGTGGATTCCGGCTCCCCCGGCGAAACCACGGTGATGCTCCGGGCGGACTACATTCCCCGGTTTGTCCGGCAGATTGCCCTCTATGTCCGCAGCGACCTCAATTTCGTGGTAAGTCTTGCCGGGCCCGCGGACGAGGGGCTGCTGGGTGGTTGGACAATGGAGACCACGCGCGACCAGGGCACCGGCGGGTTGTGGATTATGCTGGACAGTCCCGGCCCGGTGGTTCCATTCGCCTCCTTCGGCCCCATGCTCCGGTTCGATTTTCCGGGATATGTGGACCCAAACCAACCCCTGTTTGAGGAGATTTTCGCGGACAACAGCCTGTACGAGGAGGGTATTGGCCTGGACATCCTGGGGTTCTGAGTAATGTCTGTAGGGGACGGACTGAGAATGGCAATGCTGGGCGCGGCACTGAAAGCGTTTGCATGATGCTGTACCGTTGCCCCTCCTGCGGCGCCGCCTATGAGGTGTCTCAAACACCTTCCCGGACAATTCAATGTCCCGGATGCGGTGGTTATCTGGAAAGTGCCGGCGCTTTCCGCGATGCCGAAGTCATAGATGTGACGGCCACACCCATCGGCGGGGACGGAATTCCGGAAGCGGCAAACACCGATGTCGCGGAAACATCCATCGTCGGTGACGGTCCCCAAGGCGGGGAGGGCCGTTTTGCCTATTGGGGCTATGAGCGCCGGGGAACCGGAACTCCATGCGGCTGTTGCGGCTGCCTTCCCCTGCTGT of the Candidatus Hydrogenedentota bacterium genome contains:
- a CDS encoding tetratricopeptide repeat protein translates to MADRKKITIRLFRGALSAYLAVLTLSMYRYTYDPTGEIKWLLLGWSGFLLGGGWLVFQRLFGLPSRRPGTLSWLVFVFTSLMFLTALLSDFRVFSLLEAGRFVSLAGLFFVASQTLTKPVHVRRFLQTLCWVAGLTALYAAMQRTGIDPFPWGESFEGLPSTYGNPNYAAHVLILAIIAAGYLLAGGWWAALPLGAAAVLYFLGTEQRGGMVALAGAAALPVLAWTVRLGVRKPARAVVLTLVLAGVLACAAGVGVMGVMKAKTGSVLPLDSSILLRYQSLVSASRMVLDHPLKGHGPGVYKLANPRYWTPYEQEFFATELRYNHHVHNDPLELAVGGGLPMAGLYGLLLLFALGHALVLALGSENRGHRRLGLTLAAMFTAFFLDGLFGFNLRLPVSASLLFILLGALEGVCPQRPPSVPVLAGRRIPGAGLPRWAGVAALLAAALGASSVFAGEYYLYMGVAAQASQNRSTATGLYRMGLSVAPWNWEFHWRLGQVAMLNGDMAGAVREFERTLELNPHHLMVRVPLAEAQMQLAQAADTSTPEGLRAAIMALEQATRHAGDALEISPETAEASDALGRAASIAAKLLVEQNRESLKPKADEYWSLAREYLRRAAGNNRSKTNRAALYRNLARVCISMGDLNGAGEALVRAARLAPEDTDTWPLFLGFAQNTNRYDLLRGALSTRIDLLRLSPKPDRDTLATANLFLANVLENGWNDLRGTENAYWAAVQYAPLRPEVWTNLARYTFASGRFDVLRDYIRRSCAQLAAKTPPVTPLPQVAAVNAVFLRGQEALENATLVLATAARSATPAENGLSPTQTFGWAATLLFDRLQQRPADAPDVCGASFNLALVFASLRQDGQADALFSRAKECLPEETQPALALQWADLRVRQDRLPEAMTLLKEARIRYPENIEVRWALARALVKQGQLREAAVEYESLGDEAEMDPQSRELLDMEGKALKDILDRNPPAPATE
- a CDS encoding VWA domain-containing protein encodes the protein MMRAIPARIFLAALAATLSAGLSGCDFRQEAIALSNWSLDFSRNEVPFTMYVWNLNITIPKLTVGVESDQDWIITNVREVTSSAPKDAEKGPFDKRVVFVRIDRTQLAKGVHTGKLFFTSQGIKPKEATVRVVMDADGRLASLNITNPTATYSSPYLVDFLFGLKDSRGNAVVAEPAQFGVEAYEDDAQVGGSNGLQLRRAASLQLKMDLVMDYSLAMQEGFAAVPVMEDTAVNVLLPALNTGALVGVTEFHRDDRDAQSVTDFTLDRAHLRERIGAIQSEYVRGFYSGARLYDAVYFSTRKFTGGDPLQESRYIVLFTDGYDTSSVRGLDDAVNAAKERNIRIYAIGCGPGANLPVLLDLTGRTGGAYFPADTVDRLPEAIGDILDNLEGQYILRWASLRRRNESVRPSFSIILGDGRASYTAKEDFNPRNHEGNVLRGVLRLVDSGSPGETTVMLRADYIPRFVRQIALYVRSDLNFVVSLAGPADEGLLGGWTMETTRDQGTGGLWIMLDSPGPVVPFASFGPMLRFDFPGYVDPNQPLFEEIFADNSLYEEGIGLDILGF